A region of the Phytoactinopolyspora mesophila genome:
GGATCGTTTGCGGTCGACATGGCGCGCCACTTCAGCGGCGCCAGGATCTGCTCGCCGGGCGGGACCACAAGGCGGGCGGGGATGACTCCAGGTGAGTACGGTTCGATCGTGATGTCCTTCTGAGCCACCCCGTCGGCGTTGCCGAACCGAATGCCCGGAGCTCCTTCGATGGCGCAGGGGCCGTCGGACACGTTACTAGCGCGCAGCGCCGCGTACCGGGCACCGGTAGCGGCGTCGGAGCCGCCGTACCGGACGTCCAGGTGCGCACTGGTGCAGGCGGGCGCGGATGGGTCGTCGGGCCACGCCTCAACATCGGCGGGCAGGGGCAGGGAGTGTGCCTCCGGCTCCGGCGGAGAGAACGCCGAAACCCACCCTTCGGTGAGGGTGGCGTAACCCGGCTCGGAGACCGTGAAAGCTACCGGGAGCCCGATATCCGTCGCGTAATCGTGCTCCTCCAGCCATCGGCTGAGTTCCTGTGTCTCGGGGGCCTCGGCGGGCCAGGTGGCGCCGACCGAGATGTGAGGAGCGGTCGAATCGCTGAAGGAAACGGACTCGACACCAGGACGCGACGCCGCATCCACGGCGAGCCGCACCGCGTCAGCATCGGGGAGGGCGCCGTAGCCGTTGTAGTGGGTGTTGTCGCCGGCGACGTGCAGGTCGGCGGAGCGACCGAGCTCGGCGGCCAGCTCAGCCAAGGGAACCATTCCGGCAGCGTCAGCCGCAGTGATCCCGATACTGGCCGGCGGGGGCGTCACCTCCTGCTCGGACCCAGCGTCTGCGGTGTCGGCTAGAGGGGACCCGGTTCCGTACACACTCACCTGCCGCGCCCCGGCCTGCCAGATCGTGAACGCGTCGGCGATGTCGGCCGCACCTGATGCCGCCGTGTACCGCAGCTCGAGCGGGGGTAGGGCAGCGACTCCGTTCTCGTCCTCTGATTCCCCCGCGCTCACGCGCAGGAACACTGATACGGCGTCGCGGGCCACGACGTCTGCGGCGGGGACGAGAAGCGCGTGCGCGTTCTCCGCAGTGGCCGCGGCGTCGTCGGGAGTGAGCGTGGCATCCAGGCGCATATGGATGTCGACCTCCGACGGCTCCGGGCCGAACGTTGTCGCGACGGAGGCGGTGGACTCGCGATGCTGCATGTCGACCGACACCACGCCAGGGAGTCGCTCGGCCTCCCTGATCGCTTCGCGAAGCTCATCGAGGGCTGGCTCCCACGGACGCCACACGGCGACGGCCAGGACCACCGCAAATGGAAGTAGGAACAGTGCCGCCTTCGATCGAGTCACCGTCCGATTGTGCCAGAGCGCCTGGCTAGCAGTCCGATCGTGACGGGCACGTGCTGCTGGCTCATGCGGTGTCGACGGGTCCGCAGCGGACGGACCGGTGTGGTTGGCTAGCAGCATGACCTGGCCACGTGTTGATGATCTGCGCACTATCGAGTTCGGTTCGCCGGGGGCGCTTCGAACTCAGCTCACCGACCTGGTCTTGCGCGGGCAGAAAAGAGCCACTGCCGGCCTGCGAATCGAGTACGAGGTCGACGGCGAGCGGCTCGAGCGCGTCGGAGAAGTGCTGGCTGTGCTCGGAAACGATGGCGAGCCCGTCGGCACGATCGAGGTGACGCAGGTCGACGTCGTCCCATTTGACCAGGTCACTTGGGAGTTCGCCGACGCCGAAGGCGAAGGTTTCACCGACATCGACGACTGGCGGGCGCAGCACCGGAGCTTCTGGGAGGGGTTCTCGGCCAAGCGGATTCAGGCGCATCTCGGCGACGCACAATGGTCCATCCGTGGTGACACGGAGGTCGTCTGTGTATGGTTCCGGCTTCTCGACAGTGGGGCTTCAGCAGACGCCGCTGATTGATCACCGGGAGAGAGGCACGTCGTTGGCGCTCAGATCGACGGCGAGTCCCGTCGACTCCGCACGCGCGGAGTCGACGCTGAGGTCGTACGGCAGCGCGGGAAGTGGCACGTCCACCGATGCGGCGCTTGCCAGCTGGTCCACCTGCGCTTGAGCTTCGGCCGGGAGATCGACCGAGTTGTCAGCGGCGAGCTCAGTGACCCGCATATGGAGCGTATTGCCGTTGATCCCCACTGAGGCGCTCCCCGCGAGAGCCACCGACGTACCCAGGACATCCACCGGCATCCGTACCGCTACCGTTTCTCTGCCCGCGGCGGACAGTTCGAGTCCGTCGAGGCCGGTGAACGCAGCGACGCTGTCGTACCCGACTATGGCAGTCCCGTCGACGCGTCCGGCATGGATCGGGCCGGATCGTTCAATCAGCGTCGACATGGGCGCGGTGACGTCGCTCGCTACGATCTCCACGTCAGACAGCTGGACCGCGTCTGCCCCGACATCGCGTAGGTGCAGCGTCACCTCGGCGTACTCGCCCGACACAACCTGAGTCAGAAAAGGGAACCCACCGACGCTGACGTCGGGCTGGCCGCCGTTGACCTCGTAGTTGGTCAGCTCCCGGGCCACCTGGTCGGCCAATACTCGCCCGGCGATCCAGGCGCTGATCCGGTCGACCGCCACGAACAGTAGGCCCAGCACGACAAGCACGAGGAGAGTCCGTCGAAATATCCGCACAAGGGATAACTCTCTCATTGGTCTCAGGAGCGGCCGAGTGCCGCTTCGGCAAATAGTCGTGTTGATCAGGGATGCAGGCGGATGAGGACTCGGTCGTGGTGGGAGGTTCCGCGTTCCATTGCGACCAGCGCCGACGGCGCCTGGTCGAGGCCGTGATAGACGAGCTCGTGTGAATACAGGGAGCCTTCGGCGAGCCAGCCCGCGGCGTGCCGGATGTAGTCGGGAAACGCCGCTAGATGCTTGCCGATCTGCACGCCATGTAGGGAGAGCTGCTTGTCGACGATTTTGTGCAGGTTGTGCGGGCCGGGGATCTGGTGGTGACAACACGAGTCATTGCCGTGGCTCACCAGCGCCGCCCGGCCGCCGGTCCGCAGAGTCTCGATCGCGGCCTCGAGCAGCGGGCCGTCGGCTGTGCCGACGTAGACGTCGACCCCATCGGGTGCGAGCCGGTTGAGTTGCCGGCTGATCGAGCCGGCGTGGTGGTCCACAACCAGGTCGTATCCGTGGACCTCGAGCGCAGTCAGCGTGTCCTCCGGTCCGCCGGCTGAGCCGATGACCTCGGATGCCCCGAGCTTGCGGGCGATCTGGCCGGCTGCGTTACCGACGGGCGTCGTCGCGTTGGCGATGAACGCGACGTCCCCGGGCTGGAGTGTTGCAGCGGTGGTCAGAGCGGCGTAGGCCGTCAGGCCCGGAATGCCGAGAACTCCGAGGTACGCCTGTGCCGGAGCGAGGTCG
Encoded here:
- a CDS encoding DUF4232 domain-containing protein — translated: MTRSKAALFLLPFAVVLAVAVWRPWEPALDELREAIREAERLPGVVSVDMQHRESTASVATTFGPEPSEVDIHMRLDATLTPDDAAATAENAHALLVPAADVVARDAVSVFLRVSAGESEDENGVAALPPLELRYTAASGAADIADAFTIWQAGARQVSVYGTGSPLADTADAGSEQEVTPPPASIGITAADAAGMVPLAELAAELGRSADLHVAGDNTHYNGYGALPDADAVRLAVDAASRPGVESVSFSDSTAPHISVGATWPAEAPETQELSRWLEEHDYATDIGLPVAFTVSEPGYATLTEGWVSAFSPPEPEAHSLPLPADVEAWPDDPSAPACTSAHLDVRYGGSDAATGARYAALRASNVSDGPCAIEGAPGIRFGNADGVAQKDITIEPYSPGVIPARLVVPPGEQILAPLKWRAMSTANDPDVTTTIDVTAVPDAEPVSLDVTEHESSATGLDILDGGDVRLGPWVQALEGWS
- a CDS encoding ASCH domain-containing protein; the encoded protein is MTWPRVDDLRTIEFGSPGALRTQLTDLVLRGQKRATAGLRIEYEVDGERLERVGEVLAVLGNDGEPVGTIEVTQVDVVPFDQVTWEFADAEGEGFTDIDDWRAQHRSFWEGFSAKRIQAHLGDAQWSIRGDTEVVCVWFRLLDSGASADAAD
- a CDS encoding LmeA family phospholipid-binding protein — encoded protein: MLVVLGLLFVAVDRISAWIAGRVLADQVARELTNYEVNGGQPDVSVGGFPFLTQVVSGEYAEVTLHLRDVGADAVQLSDVEIVASDVTAPMSTLIERSGPIHAGRVDGTAIVGYDSVAAFTGLDGLELSAAGRETVAVRMPVDVLGTSVALAGSASVGINGNTLHMRVTELAADNSVDLPAEAQAQVDQLASAASVDVPLPALPYDLSVDSARAESTGLAVDLSANDVPLSR
- a CDS encoding MDR family NADP-dependent oxidoreductase; this encodes MTIFSLLQAASRFPPMDDAQGLLATIHPKRAETVGADGVAPSASREIRLVSRPGDLSPANLETAVTSTPRPGPGQVLVRNTWLSVDRYVRGRMDNVPAPAHPPYQLGSALDGAAVGEVVTTRSEDIPVGTTVLHFLGWREYAVVDATDALVVDTDLAPAQAYLGVLGIPGLTAYAALTTAATLQPGDVAFIANATTPVGNAAGQIARKLGASEVIGSAGGPEDTLTALEVHGYDLVVDHHAGSISRQLNRLAPDGVDVYVGTADGPLLEAAIETLRTGGRAALVSHGNDSCCHHQIPGPHNLHKIVDKQLSLHGVQIGKHLAAFPDYIRHAAGWLAEGSLYSHELVYHGLDQAPSALVAMERGTSHHDRVLIRLHP